The DNA sequence TCGTCGTACTGGGTTCCTACAATTTCTGAAGGGGGGTGAGTGCGATCGCCATTGGGAGAAAATTGAATGTTTCCTGTAACGCCTCGAATGGACGAGCCTTGTCTTTTATAATAGCGATCTAGGGCTTCTAATAAGGTTAGACGATCTAAGGGTTCCTTGTGCAAACAATGATGATTTTCTAAACCTTTCCAAACCATTAATAGAGAATCAAACGCAGTTGCAGAACGCCAAGTTAAGCTTTCTTCTCCCCAGAGTTCGGTTCCCAGTTGACAAAACTGTTGCGCGATAGAATTGACATTACAATCATTCTGTTTTTGACTCTGCCAATGCCAGGGAACGCAAGCAATAATCTGATTCATTAGGGTAGGATTTGAGTAAAATCGGCTTTGTTCGTGCAACCATTGCAGAATATTGTCGTGATAAAATGTTGCCGAACCCGCAATTAGGCAATCTGTCCAATTCAAACGGCTAATTAAGGCAACGTTATGCAGCGATCGCGGTTCTATCCCACCATCGGGAATCACGATAATCACATTGGCTTTTTCCTGTCTCAAAGTATCGAGATAGTCTTGGATTTGATAGTAGCTACCACTCAAGCGATCGCACTCCGCTAAAATCTGAATATTTGACGAATTTCGTTGTAAATATCGCCAAATCGCATGGCGATACGAGGTACTATAAAGGCTATTTTTATTATAGATAATTCCAACCCTCAATCGCTCTTGTCCGGATGCTTGCTTCTGGATATACTCCATCAACCTTTCAGCCGCGATCGCATCGGGTGTGGTTAAGCGAAAAAAGGATAGTTGTTCGCGCAGGGGAAGTTCTGATAATTCATCTGAGGTACTGCTACCATTGATTAAAAGCAATCCCTTTTTAGCATAAAAACTTAAAGCTTTCTGCGTCATCTCGCTGGAATAATGACCTAAGATAGCACTTAAGTGAATAGAGTCTGCCAAGGCTGCTAATTTTTCAGCCGTTTGATTATAAGGATCGTAGAGATGGTTGGGATCGTTAACAATTAAAATCCTAAAAGCAATTTGACTTTTAGAACTCAGTAGCGAGAGGCAATTGGGAGACAACAAAGGCGCGAGTAACTTGTTTTTCTGAAGATAATTCAATTCCAAACTAGAACTATTGATTTGTA is a window from the Desertifilum tharense IPPAS B-1220 genome containing:
- a CDS encoding ABC transporter substrate-binding protein, with the protein product MSQNQQRVIERLGIDLDRLWIDLDRESPFLNEQDREIVCLSLLGYVPQQIAQEFECRGHKVRDRLSNVIYPKFVALMQDDPEQKAGNWTRILNFLLHPERGYKLSPAPQLNSDNFQASLGSQIFLYPSDRTIVQAQVTATQFYQQGRYYQALLCFLKAWELEKQYDNRGNPETLIYLNNCLLESERKRLEERQIKVYTLAVVVPFYHNSGQVAAEILRGIAQFQLQINSSSLELNYLQKNKLLAPLLSPNCLSLLSSKSQIAFRILIVNDPNHLYDPYNQTAEKLAALADSIHLSAILGHYSSEMTQKALSFYAKKGLLLINGSSTSDELSELPLREQLSFFRLTTPDAIAAERLMEYIQKQASGQERLRVGIIYNKNSLYSTSYRHAIWRYLQRNSSNIQILAECDRLSGSYYQIQDYLDTLRQEKANVIIVIPDGGIEPRSLHNVALISRLNWTDCLIAGSATFYHDNILQWLHEQSRFYSNPTLMNQIIACVPWHWQSQKQNDCNVNSIAQQFCQLGTELWGEESLTWRSATAFDSLLMVWKGLENHHCLHKEPLDRLTLLEALDRYYKRQGSSIRGVTGNIQFSPNGDRTHPPSEIVGTQYDERHKRWKWVCLPF